A stretch of Dysidea avara chromosome 5, odDysAvar1.4, whole genome shotgun sequence DNA encodes these proteins:
- the LOC136256362 gene encoding hydroxysteroid dehydrogenase-like protein 2 isoform X3 codes for MQLKQELKQWVLAGRTLFITGASRGIGKAIAIKAARDGANIVIAAKTAEPHSKLPGTIYTAAKEVEQAGGQCLPCVMDIRHEDEVSKAVDQAVKRFGGIDIVVNNAGAISLTGTLNTSMKKSKLCLPHLKKAKNPHILNITPPLNMRPLWYAENFAYAISKYGVTLSVVGMSEEFKSDGVAVNALWPRTAIATAAVEALAGEVGMKLSRKPEIVADAAYVIFQHTCDQMTGQFLIDDEVLMKAEVTDLDCYAVTPGTKYETPQGRYFKRADAIQQPLIIGNNTISLKDVFKKLSDVITAELVQQTQCTYLFDIEGTLWLLDLKNGTGSIKQVDSDTDSDVKMIMKEDVLIALFTGKEKAVSAYMTGKLKMKGDIGKAMKLEMLMSTKAKL; via the exons ATGCAATTAAAGCAGGAATTAAAGCAATG GGTTCTAGCAGGTCGTACCTTGTTCATCACAGGAGCTAGTAGAGGGATTGGGAAAGCTATTGCTATCAAGGCTGCTAGGGATGGAGCTAATATTGTAATAGCTGCTAAAACAGCTGAACCTCATAGTAAACTACCTGGAACTATCTATACTGCTGCTAAAGaag TGGAACAAGCTGGAGGTCAATGTCTTCCTTGTGTAATGGACATTAGACATGAAGATGAAGTGTCAAAGGCGGTAGACCAGGCAGTAAAGAGGTTTGGAGGTATTGACATTGTTGTCAACAATGCTGGAGCTATCAGTCTTACTGGTACATTGAACACATCCATGAAAAA GAGCAAGTTATGTTTACCACATTTAAAGAAGGCTAAGAACCCTCACATCCTTAACATCACCCCACCTCTTAACATGAGACCATTATGGTATGCAGAAAACTTTG CATATGCTATTTCCAAATATGGAGTAACTCTATCTGTTGTGGGGATGTCAGAAGAATTCAAATCTGATGGAGTAGCAGTCAATGCACTGTGGCCTCGTACAG ctatagcaacTGCTGCTGTAGAGGCATTAGCAGGAGAAGTTGGAATGAAGTTATCACGCAAACCAGAGATTGTTGCTGATGCAGCATATGTAATCTTCCAACACACTTGTGATCAAATGACAGGACAGTTTTTGATTGATGATGAAGTGTTGATGAAGGCTGAAGTCACTGATTTGGATTGCTATGCAGTTACTCCTG GTACGAAGTATGAAACACCTCAAGGACGTTATTTCAAGAGAGCTGATGCAATACAACAACCCTTAATCATCGGAAATAATACTATTTCTTTAAAAGATGTCTTTAAGAAGCTCTCTGATGTCATCACAGCAGAACTAGTACAACAGACCCAGTGTACGTACCTGTTTGATATTGAGGGGACCCTGTGGCTGCTGGACCTGAAGAATGGGACAGGCTCTATCAAACAAGTAGACAGTGACACTGATAGTGATGTCAAGATGATAATGAAGGAAGATGTCTTGATTGCTCTGTTTACTGGTAAAGAGAAGGCAGTTTCTGCCTACATGACTGGCAAACTGAAGATGAAAGGTGATATTGGAAAAGCTATGAAGCTTGAAATGCTTATGTCAACTAAAGCAAAACTATAA
- the LOC136256362 gene encoding hydroxysteroid dehydrogenase-like protein 2 isoform X1 translates to MQLKQELKQWVLAGRTLFITGASRGIGKAIAIKAARDGANIVIAAKTAEPHSKLPGTIYTAAKEVEQAGGQCLPCVMDIRHEDEVSKAVDQAVKRFGGIDIVVNNAGAISLTGTLNTSMKKFDLMMAVNVRGSFLVSKLCLPHLKKAKNPHILNITPPLNMRPLWYAENFAYAISKYGVTLSVVGMSEEFKSDGVAVNALWPRTAIATAAVEALAGEVGMKLSRKPEIVADAAYVIFQHTCDQMTGQFLIDDEVLMKAEVTDLDCYAVTPGTKYETPQGRYFKRADAIQQPLIIGNNTISLKDVFKKLSDVITAELVQQTQCTYLFDIEGTLWLLDLKNGTGSIKQVDSDTDSDVKMIMKEDVLIALFTGKEKAVSAYMTGKLKMKGDIGKAMKLEMLMSTKAKL, encoded by the exons ATGCAATTAAAGCAGGAATTAAAGCAATG GGTTCTAGCAGGTCGTACCTTGTTCATCACAGGAGCTAGTAGAGGGATTGGGAAAGCTATTGCTATCAAGGCTGCTAGGGATGGAGCTAATATTGTAATAGCTGCTAAAACAGCTGAACCTCATAGTAAACTACCTGGAACTATCTATACTGCTGCTAAAGaag TGGAACAAGCTGGAGGTCAATGTCTTCCTTGTGTAATGGACATTAGACATGAAGATGAAGTGTCAAAGGCGGTAGACCAGGCAGTAAAGAGGTTTGGAGGTATTGACATTGTTGTCAACAATGCTGGAGCTATCAGTCTTACTGGTACATTGAACACATCCATGAAAAA ATTTGATCTGATGATGGCAGTTAATGTTCGAGGGAGCTTCCTTGT GAGCAAGTTATGTTTACCACATTTAAAGAAGGCTAAGAACCCTCACATCCTTAACATCACCCCACCTCTTAACATGAGACCATTATGGTATGCAGAAAACTTTG CATATGCTATTTCCAAATATGGAGTAACTCTATCTGTTGTGGGGATGTCAGAAGAATTCAAATCTGATGGAGTAGCAGTCAATGCACTGTGGCCTCGTACAG ctatagcaacTGCTGCTGTAGAGGCATTAGCAGGAGAAGTTGGAATGAAGTTATCACGCAAACCAGAGATTGTTGCTGATGCAGCATATGTAATCTTCCAACACACTTGTGATCAAATGACAGGACAGTTTTTGATTGATGATGAAGTGTTGATGAAGGCTGAAGTCACTGATTTGGATTGCTATGCAGTTACTCCTG GTACGAAGTATGAAACACCTCAAGGACGTTATTTCAAGAGAGCTGATGCAATACAACAACCCTTAATCATCGGAAATAATACTATTTCTTTAAAAGATGTCTTTAAGAAGCTCTCTGATGTCATCACAGCAGAACTAGTACAACAGACCCAGTGTACGTACCTGTTTGATATTGAGGGGACCCTGTGGCTGCTGGACCTGAAGAATGGGACAGGCTCTATCAAACAAGTAGACAGTGACACTGATAGTGATGTCAAGATGATAATGAAGGAAGATGTCTTGATTGCTCTGTTTACTGGTAAAGAGAAGGCAGTTTCTGCCTACATGACTGGCAAACTGAAGATGAAAGGTGATATTGGAAAAGCTATGAAGCTTGAAATGCTTATGTCAACTAAAGCAAAACTATAA
- the LOC136256362 gene encoding hydroxysteroid dehydrogenase-like protein 2 isoform X2, translating into MNTGVLAGRTLFITGASRGIGKAIAIKAARDGANIVIAAKTAEPHSKLPGTIYTAAKEVEQAGGQCLPCVMDIRHEDEVSKAVDQAVKRFGGIDIVVNNAGAISLTGTLNTSMKKFDLMMAVNVRGSFLVSKLCLPHLKKAKNPHILNITPPLNMRPLWYAENFAYAISKYGVTLSVVGMSEEFKSDGVAVNALWPRTAIATAAVEALAGEVGMKLSRKPEIVADAAYVIFQHTCDQMTGQFLIDDEVLMKAEVTDLDCYAVTPGTKYETPQGRYFKRADAIQQPLIIGNNTISLKDVFKKLSDVITAELVQQTQCTYLFDIEGTLWLLDLKNGTGSIKQVDSDTDSDVKMIMKEDVLIALFTGKEKAVSAYMTGKLKMKGDIGKAMKLEMLMSTKAKL; encoded by the exons GGTTCTAGCAGGTCGTACCTTGTTCATCACAGGAGCTAGTAGAGGGATTGGGAAAGCTATTGCTATCAAGGCTGCTAGGGATGGAGCTAATATTGTAATAGCTGCTAAAACAGCTGAACCTCATAGTAAACTACCTGGAACTATCTATACTGCTGCTAAAGaag TGGAACAAGCTGGAGGTCAATGTCTTCCTTGTGTAATGGACATTAGACATGAAGATGAAGTGTCAAAGGCGGTAGACCAGGCAGTAAAGAGGTTTGGAGGTATTGACATTGTTGTCAACAATGCTGGAGCTATCAGTCTTACTGGTACATTGAACACATCCATGAAAAA ATTTGATCTGATGATGGCAGTTAATGTTCGAGGGAGCTTCCTTGT GAGCAAGTTATGTTTACCACATTTAAAGAAGGCTAAGAACCCTCACATCCTTAACATCACCCCACCTCTTAACATGAGACCATTATGGTATGCAGAAAACTTTG CATATGCTATTTCCAAATATGGAGTAACTCTATCTGTTGTGGGGATGTCAGAAGAATTCAAATCTGATGGAGTAGCAGTCAATGCACTGTGGCCTCGTACAG ctatagcaacTGCTGCTGTAGAGGCATTAGCAGGAGAAGTTGGAATGAAGTTATCACGCAAACCAGAGATTGTTGCTGATGCAGCATATGTAATCTTCCAACACACTTGTGATCAAATGACAGGACAGTTTTTGATTGATGATGAAGTGTTGATGAAGGCTGAAGTCACTGATTTGGATTGCTATGCAGTTACTCCTG GTACGAAGTATGAAACACCTCAAGGACGTTATTTCAAGAGAGCTGATGCAATACAACAACCCTTAATCATCGGAAATAATACTATTTCTTTAAAAGATGTCTTTAAGAAGCTCTCTGATGTCATCACAGCAGAACTAGTACAACAGACCCAGTGTACGTACCTGTTTGATATTGAGGGGACCCTGTGGCTGCTGGACCTGAAGAATGGGACAGGCTCTATCAAACAAGTAGACAGTGACACTGATAGTGATGTCAAGATGATAATGAAGGAAGATGTCTTGATTGCTCTGTTTACTGGTAAAGAGAAGGCAGTTTCTGCCTACATGACTGGCAAACTGAAGATGAAAGGTGATATTGGAAAAGCTATGAAGCTTGAAATGCTTATGTCAACTAAAGCAAAACTATAA